The genomic DNA TTTTACATCTAATAATACGCATGCATGGGAAGTTATTGTAACAGGCTCATACGATCCCAATGATATAAGTGTAAATATTGATACAATATTCACAACTCAGCTTAATGATCCTCCATTTTTATATTATCATATCAATTTTCAAAACACTGGAAATGATACAGCCTTCAATATACGTGTAGTTAATCCGATAGACACAGCAATTCTTGATCTCACATCTTTTGAATTAATTGCCAATTCACACCCCATAGATGCTACGTTTAAGGCAAGCACTCAATTTATGGAATTTCAATTCGACAATATATTACTTCCAGATAGCAATATTGATGAACAGAACAGCCATGGGTATGTTACGTATAGAATAAAACCAAAGGAATCTACCAAAGATGGAAGTATTATACATAGTGTAGCAAGCATATATTTTGATTTTAATGCTGCGGTAGTAACCAATACTGCCACTACCTATTTTAAAATGCCTGAAAATTTCTTTGGAACTAATATTTCGGGGGCAATTAATGTTTGCCTTGATACCAGTTTAATATTTAACTATAAAACAGACGCAAATGCCGGCTCCCTTTATCAATGGATTATACCAGATGCTTTTATTATTGGTGATTCTACCTTAAATAATATTGATATAAAATGGCAAAGTGCAGGATTGAAGCAAATGATATTAATAGAATGCGACAGCAATAATTTCGTTTGTGACACCGATATGATTTTGGTAAATGTGTATCCCACACAATTACTCATAACTAACAGTGTAATTTGTAATGGCGACAGCGTTTTACTTGGTACCTCCTGGCAATCGCAAGCAGGCATATATTATGATACCCTGGCAACATACTATGGTTGCGATTCTATTCTAAAAAACATATTAGCAGTTAATCAAACCTTCAATTCAATCCTATCTTATAACCTATGTATGGGCGATAGCATTTATGCTGGCGGGCAATGGCAAATAACTAACGGAACTTATTTTGACAACTATACATCTCAAAATGGCTGCGATAGTTTGGTGACAACAAATGTACTTTTCCACCCAACGTATATGGTATATGATACATTACAAATTGCAGTTGGCGACAGTGTTTTTCTATTTGGAAACTGGCAATCAACTACTGGAGTCTATTCAGGAAATTTAGTTTCAGTATATGGCTGCGACAGCATTATGAATACCTACTTAAGTGTAGTAACTGCGCTAACCAATACAATCAAACGTTTTGATTTCAAAATATTTCCGAATCCCGTCACGGATGAGTTATGCATTCAATTCAATATGATTTCTATGCCATTGTCAAGGGCAACTATCTATACGGAGTCTGGGGTGCAGGTTTCTTCATTTGCATTTGATAAAGAACTTATTTGCTATGATACTTCCGTTTTGCAATCAGGAAATTATCTTGTCGAAATCAAGAATGGGAATAGAAAAATGATAAAAAAGTTTATTAAAAAGTAAGTGGCAATTATATTTTAACTAAGTATCCCGCGTTTGGCGTAGTCTCCGACTACGTCTTTCTATAATACAATTTCCCATTGTGTTAGACAATTTAATTTCTCAGTTTAGCTTTGCCCTTTGTTAGTCTTTACTCATTTTTTTTGCAAATAAATAAATCGGAGATTTAATTAAATTGGGGGGTAGTCAGAGATTACGCCAAAATGAAGATGCAGATAATTAATTCATATCGTAAAAAAAAATGTGGTGCCCTTTATATTTTCTCCAAGGCCTTCTCGTCTATCCAACCCTCATTGCCGTTTGCAATGCGAATTTTTTTCCATCCCTTTAATTCATCGAGGATAGTAACCTTGGTACCATCGTGTAACATAAATAGGTTTGCGCCTTTATCGTCAGGCGAACTTTTCACATATGGATTGGTTGCAAAAATGATGGCCTCGGGAGTATCGTTCAGAATTTTGCTTTGTGAAGAGGCAACATACCAAAACGTGAGTGTAAGCACCAGGCAAATTAACGATGCAAAAAACGAAAACTGCCTCAATCCATATTTGATTGAAAACAAATAAACGATGAAAAAAATAAGCGTAAGCCAAAGACATATAATAACGGTATAGCTGCGTATGTTAAGCGATGTACCTGCAATAAATCCATACCACCACTTTTGATAAAACACCTGAGGCACCGGTTCTATCTTATCTACTGTTTGCAAATTTGCTAAACGCAAATTGTAAATAACATCCTCATCAGCAGGATTAATTCTTAAAGCGCGCTCAAAGTTTAAAATCGACTTAGCTATTTCGCCTGATTTGTAATAAGCATTTCCTAGATTATAATATAAAGCAGCATTAGCCGGGCTTTGCTTTATCATTTGCTCATATGCAATGGCAGCCTTTTCAAAATCGCCATTCTTATAAAACAATGCAGCATCGTTTTCTTTATTTGCCATGGCAAATAGAAAACTTAGCTGCATGCCAAGTAAGAGCACTATGTTATGCTTTCGAAATTTCATTTTCAATTTGAGTAATCACCTTTACCGCATTTTCGTATACGAGCTTTGTTTCGGTAGCAGCATTTGGAGCAAAGCGCGCAAACTCGCATTTATCAAGCGTTTGGGTAAGCATGGCAATGGTTTCGGACTGCACTTGCTTTGCCTGCAATTTTTCGGTTGCGTTCTCTTTACTAAAATCACTTAGGGGCAAAGTAATTTTATCGCTTACATATCCTATCAGTGCTTTATATGTTTCATCATAAAACTCGTTAGTTTTATTTTCATTTTGAAACTTGCTGGCTAGTGCTAATTTTTTTGAAGCAATGCGTCCGGCACCCCGGCTTTTTGCTAAGGCAACATTACCTTGCAATTCGCTTAGTCGCGACTTATAAGCTATAGCTCCTGCCCCTAACAGCAACGGCAATAATAGCAGCGAATAAAATTTCCATGTACCATAAAAGTCGTTGCCTCCGGCCGATTGCAAAGCCTCACCGGTTTTATATAACGTATATCCTTACTTATTACAGCTACATCTGTTTTG from Bacteroidota bacterium includes the following:
- a CDS encoding tetratricopeptide repeat protein — encoded protein: MKFRKHNIVLLLGMQLSFLFAMANKENDAALFYKNGDFEKAAIAYEQMIKQSPANAALYYNLGNAYYKSGEIAKSILNFERALRINPADEDVIYNLRLANLQTVDKIEPVPQVFYQKWWYGFIAGTSLNIRSYTVIICLWLTLIFFIVYLFSIKYGLRQFSFFASLICLVLTLTFWYVASSQSKILNDTPEAIIFATNPYVKSSPDDKGANLFMLHDGTKVTILDELKGWKKIRIANGNEGWIDEKALEKI